Proteins encoded together in one Psilocybe cubensis strain MGC-MH-2018 chromosome 8, whole genome shotgun sequence window:
- a CDS encoding Ubiquitin-conjugating enzyme E2 2 — protein MSTNCKKRLIRDFKRLSSDPPGGISGSPLPDNIMLWNAVIFGPGDTPFEDGTFKLLLTFDESYPNKPPTVKFLSRMFHPNVYANSELCLDILQNRWSPTYDVAAILTSIQSLLHDPNPNSPANAEAAQLYRENMKEYVRRVKVTVEESWLDPEEGGLGENEGEQAGEGGEPMEGQHAGGAASQRV, from the exons ATGTCGACGAACTGCAAGAAACGGCTCATCCGGGACTTCAAGCGCCTCTCGTCCGACCCGCCAGGCGGGATCTCGGGCAGTCCGCTCCCCGACAATATTATGCTCTGGAACGCTGTCATCTTCGGGCCAG GCGACACCCCCTTCGAAGACGGCACATTCAAGCTCCTCCTCACATTCGACGAGTCCTACCCCAACAAACCGCCCACCGTCAAATTCCTCTCGCGGATGTTCCACCCCAACGTCTACGCGAACAGCGAGCTCTGCCTCGACATCCTGCAAAACCGGTGGTCGCCCACATACGACGTCGCGGCGATATTGACGAGTATACAGAGCTTGCTGCATGATCCGAACCCGAATAGCCCGGCGAATGCGGAGGCGGCGCAGTTGTATAGGGAAAATATGAAGGAGTATGTGAGGAGGGTCAAGGTGACGGTTGAGGAGAGTTGGTTGGAtccggaggagggggggttgggggagaatgagggagagcaggcgggggagggaggggagccgATGGAGGGACAGCACGCGGGCGGAGCTGCGTCTCAGCGTGTTTGA